In Phragmites australis chromosome 17, lpPhrAust1.1, whole genome shotgun sequence, the following are encoded in one genomic region:
- the LOC133897227 gene encoding BTB/POZ domain-containing protein NPY1-like, which translates to MKFMKLGSKPDAFQSDGANVRYVVSDLATDVVVHVEEVKFYLHKFPLLSKSSKLQRLVLKATEVGTDEFHIHDLPGGAEIFEICAKFCYGMVVTLSPHNVVATRCAAEYLEMTEDMEKGNLIFKIEVFINSSILRSWKDSIIVLQSTKALLPWSEELKVVGRCIDAIASKTSVDPANVTWSYSHNSKKGVACAEIVESTRKTSIAPKDWWVEDLCELAVDLYKRVMVAIKSKGRMSPELIGEALKSYAVRWLPDSYDALVSEDYMRRNQCLVETIIWLLPSDKSSGCSCRFLLKLLKVAILVGAGEHVKEELMRRVSFQLHKATVKDLLLPATSPNDGSYDVRLVHNLVQRFIARTALSHNGDFVEKSDEKMIELNFEQESTLSLGELVDGYLSEVASDPDLSLSTFVELATAMPEAARPVHDSLYNAVDAYLKEHPDISKAEKKKICSLIDVKKLSIDASMHATQNDRLPLRLVVQVLFFQQLRAGSDKELALTDDGAHACARPMQDQCDPCETRIPRHPNSLNKQVTNLSARESEHRISEHRGRRNSFKDQLGGLLLQSRSRRIFDKLWSSKGQGENGKGSETSGSSQSPPLSAKPVEVKPSPLPPLRNRRYSVS; encoded by the exons ATGAAGTTCATGAAGCTGGGCTCCAAGCCGGACGCCTTCCAGTCCGATGGCGCCAACGTCCG ATATGTGGTCTCTGACCTTGCAACAGATGTTGTCGTGCATGTTGAGGAAGTGAAATTTTACTTACACAAG TTTCCCCTTCTGTCCAAGAGCAGCAAGCTTCAAAGATTAGTTCTTAAGGCCACTGAGGTGGGGACTGATGAGTTTCACATCCATGACCTTCCTGGGGGAGCAGAAATATTTGAAATATGTGCAAAGTTCTGCTATGGGATGGTTGTCACCCTCAGTCCGCACAATGTTGTCGCAACAAGATGCGCAGCGGAGTACCTTGAAATGACTGAAGATATGGAAAAGGGAAACTTGATATTTAAAATCGAGGtctttataaattctagcatcCTTCGTAGCTGGAAAGATTCCATCATTGTTCTACAGAGCACAAAGGCACTGTTACCTTGGTCTGAAGAGCTGAAGGTTGTGGGTAGATGTATCGATGCCATTGCTTCAAAGACATCTGTGGATCCTGCCAATGTAACCTGGTCATACAGTCATAATAGCAAGAAAGGAGTAGCTTGTGCTGAAATAGTCGAGTCAACAAGAAAAACATCAATAGCTCCCAAAGACTGGTGGGTTGAGGACTTGTGTGAATTGGCTGTTGACCTCTATAAGAGAGTTATGGTTGCTATCAAATCTAAGGGGAGAATGTCACCTGAATTGATAGGAGAGGCCCTTAAATCCTATGCAGTTAGATGGCTGCCAGATTCCTACGATGCTTTGGTGTCTGAGGATTACATGAGAAGGAATCAATGTTTGGTCGAAACGATAATATGGTTGTTGCCGTCTGATAAGAGCTCGGGTTGTTCTTGCAGATTTCTCTTGAAACTGTTGAAAGTTGCTATATTAGTTGGAGCTGGGGAGCATGTGAAAGAAGAACTTATGAGAAGGGTTAGTTTCCAGTTGCACAAAGCTACTGTTAAGGATCTCTTATTACCTGCTACTTCACCTAatgatggttcatatgatgtCCGGTTGGTCCATAATCTTGTCCAGAGATTTATTGCGAGAACCGCATTGTCTCATAATGGTGATTTTGTCGAGAAATCTGATGAAAAGATGATTGAGCTTAACTTTGAACAAGAATCCACTTTGTCGTTAGGAGAACTTGTTGATGGCTATCTGTCTGAAGTAGCTTCAGATCCAGACCTTTCATTGTCTACGTTTGTTGAACTAGCGACAGCCATGCCAGAAGCAGCTAGACCTGTTCATGACAGCCTGTACAATGCAGTTGATGCATATCTCAAG GAACATCCAGACATAAGTAAAGCTGAAAAGAAGAAGATTTGCAGTCTGATAGATGTCAAGAAGCTCTCCATAGATGCATCTATGCATGCCACACAAAACGACCGCCTGCCTCTCCGGTTGGTGGTGCAGGTCCTCTTCTTCCAGCAGCTGAGGGCAGGCTCAGACAAAGAACTTGCTCTGACCGATGATGGAGCACATGCTTGTGCAAGGCCTATGCAGGATCAATGTGACCCTTGCGAAACACGGATACCGAGGCATCCAAACTCGCTGAATAAGCAGGTGACAAACCTGAGCGCAAGGGAAAGCGAACACCGGATCAGCGAGCACAGGGGCAGGAGAAACAGCTTCAAGGACCAACTCGGAGGTCTCCTGCTGCAGTCGCGGTCCAGGAGGATATTCGACAAGCTGTGGAGCAGCAAGGGGCAGGGAGAAAACGGCAAAGGTTCGGAGACGTCTGGCAGCTCGCAGAGCCCGCCATTGTCGGCGAAGCCTGTGGAAGTGAAGCCCTCTCCTCTTCCCCCTCTTAGGAACAGGAGGTACTCTGTTTCATAG